In the genome of Streptomyces fagopyri, the window CGCACTGGTCGAGATCCGTGGGACGGCCCAGCGAGGTGAGATCCGGTGCCGCGACCAGTACACCGACGGCACCGGCGCCGGCGGCGGCCGCCACCCGCTCGTCGCGGAGCCTTGGGAAGTCGCAGGACGCCTGACAGATGTCGGTCGGTGTCAGGAGTACGAGCTTGCCCTTGACGTCGACGTTCGCGAGGTCGGCGGCGGAACCGGTGCCCGCGTCGACCACCGGCAGATGTCCCTTGACCGGCAGCCGGGGAACCGGGATCGAGGCTTCGCGGAAGCTTGGATCACCGTCGTCGTTCAGCCACATCTGCGTCTCGCTCAGTGTGGCGTCCGGGGTCCCGTAGCGGGCGGACAGGCTGGTGGGGACCCCGCGGCCGACAGTCCGCATGCTGACCACGGGAGTCGTCCGCGAGCTGTAGAGGTCGTGGGTGAAGGTGCCGGTACTCACCTTGCCCGTGGGCAGCACCCACCAGTTCGCCTCCCTCGCGTTGTAGCCGAGCGAGACCACCGTGCCCGCTGTCCATTGCCCGGTCGCCGAGACCCGGTTGACGGAATCGGCCACCATGTAGGTTTCGGTGGATTCCGGATACTGCACGCTCAGCCGTTTGGCCTTGCGCAGGTCGAGCGTGACTGTCGTGGCCTTGGTGAGGCCGATCTCCGGTGCCATCGGCTGCGCCTGCTGCCACTCGCCGGCCGCGTCGCGCCAGGTGACCGGTATCTGCGCCGCGTAGGTTCCGCGGAAGAGCTGTTCGGTCACGGTGCCTGCGCCGGTTTCCAAGGTCGGGCCCGCGTGCAGGTGTACCTGATCGTCGACCGGCGTGAACGTGGCGGTGCCGTAGTGCACGTCGGTGGCACCGGCCGGGAGGACGACGTTCACGGTCAACGGGAACTTCTGGGCTTCGAGGAAGGTGTGGATGCCCGAACTCAGCTGTATCGCGCCGGAATCGTCCCGCGCGTTGAGCAGCCCGTTGTAGCCGCCGTAGGCGCCGTCGGTCCCGAGCACGCTGCCGTCGAGTGTCACCGCCACCTCGGCGGATCCGCCTGCGGGAACGACGACCTTGTCCCTGTCGAGGGTGAACATGCCTGCCGCGGCGGGCCGGCCGTCGGCGAAGGAGACCGGCGTCGCGAGGTGCAGCGTGACCGGCTCGTCGCCGTGGTTGGTGTAGGTGATCTTCTTCGTCACCGGCGCGTGCGGGTGGGCCAGCCGGCCGAAGTTCAGATTCCCCTTCGGGACGACCCGCGGGTTGGTCGCGGCCGCGAGGTCAACCCGGCCGGCGCCCTGGGCGTACAGGTCGTGCCCGAGGTCGGCCGAGGTGTCCATCAGCAGGGTCTTGATCTGCCGGCCGGTCAGCTCCGGATGTTGCTGGGCGACGATGGCCGCGGCGCCTGCCACATGGGGCGTCGCCATCGAGGTGCCGCTGGCCGTGGTGTAGTACTGATCCACCGGCGTGCCCATGGTCGTGCCGGCGGCGCGTGCCGCGACGATGTCGACGCCGGGCGCCGCGATGTCGGGCTTGGCGGCGCCGTCCCCGATACGGGGCCCGCGGTTGGAGAAGGACGCCATAGCGTCGCTCTTGTCGACGGCCGCCACGGTCAGGGCGTCGTCGGCGGAGCCCGGGGCGACGACCTTCTGGGCGATGAAACCGGAGTTCCCGGCCGCGACCACGAACAGGGTTCCGGTGGCACGGCTGAGCTCGTTGAGCGCCTGGCTCATCGGGTCCGTGCCATCCGTGGGGTCACCGCCCAGGCTCAGGTTGACGATCTTGGCCCCCGAGTGGGCCGCCCAGTCCATGGCCGCGATGATCCCGTCGTCGGGGCACTGCCCCGCGTCGTCGCAGACCTTGCCCACCAGCAGCTTCGCGCCGGGTGCCACTCCCTTGCGCAGCCCTTTGGACGCGGCTCCGCTGCCCAGGACCGTGGACGCCACGTGGGTACCGTGACCGTGCCCGTCCTTGGCGCCCGTGGCACTGCCGGTGAAGTCGACCTGTCCGACGATGCTCGCGGACACGTCCGGGTGGGTGGCGTCGATACCGGTGTCCAGGACCGCCACGGTCACGCCGCTGCCGTCGTAGCCGCGTTCCCAGGCGACAGGCGCGCCGATCTGCGGTACGGACTGTTCGAGGTCGACGTGGGCCAGGCCGTTGAGCCAGACCTTCTTGACTCCGGCCAGGGAACCGGTCGAGCGGGCGGTGGCCGGCGTGGAAGCCGTCTTGCCCCGGACGTCGTGCCACCACCGTCCGCCGTCGGCGATGTTCATCGAGCGGCCGTTGATGCTCGGAAGGTTCCGGCCGCCGGACGCGCCGGCCACCTTGCGTGTCCTGTCGACCGTGTCGGTGTAGGTGACGAGCACCGGCACCGTGTCGCCCTTGCCCGCCGCGACGAGCGTCACCAGCTGGCTCAGGTCGAAGAGACTCCAGTCCAGCAGCCCCTTGGCGACCAGCGCGAGTGCGTCGTCCGGCACGACGTACGCCTTGCCCTGGCGGGTGAGGGTGTGGAACACGACGGGCAGTCCGTCGGCCCGTGGCGCGCTCTCGGTGTCGCGGACGACCGGCTTGCCGTCCTTGTCGACACCGACGTGCAGCTTGTCGCCGGTGATCAGCGTGACCGGGACGGACCCACCGGACCCGGCGACGGTCCGCGCCAGGTCGTCGGTGACCGCTTTCGGGCTCTTCGTCTGTGGGACGGCGGATGCCGGCGACTTCCGGACCGGCTCGGTGGCGTGGGCCGTCGTCGTCGACACGAGCATGCCGAAGACGGTCAGACCGACGGTCACCGCGCCCCAGCGTCTACCGATGCGCGTTCGTGCGCTGGACTTCATCTATGAGTCTCCTGTGAGAGGGATGACGGGGAAACAGGGGAAGGGTTTGGCGTGCGGATCCTCGGTGCGTCAGTGAGCGGGCTCGTCGTGTGTACGAGGACGCCGTCCCCGCCGGCGGAGTGGGTCGAGCGGCGCCTGGCACCCCGGGTTTCCGCGCTAGAGCGGTTCGTACTCGGCGACGTCGTCGGCGCCGGCCTCACCGCTGCGAACAGTGGCGGCGCCCGCCGGGCCGGGCGGGGGTCCGACCGGCACCGGTTCGTCCTGAGGACGGGGTTCCGGGTCGGGCGGGTCCTCTTCGGACGCGGGTGTCGGCTCAGCGGGCAGCATGGCGACGAGTGTGCGTTCCGACCGGCTCCTGGCACGATCGGTCAGATGCGGGATTTAATCCCGCCCCCCGGTCCCCGACTTTTCTTCGTCCTTCTCACAGCGGGCGGAATTCACTCGTCGTACAAGGTCCGTTGGGGCTGCCCGACGACGAGACCCGACTCGACGACCCTGACCGCGAGTGCCGTGCGCGAGGTCACGTCCAGCTTGCGCATCGCCGACTTCACCTGGCTGGCGATCGTCTGCACCGACACCACGAGAGTGTCGGCGATCTGCCGGTTGGTGAGCCCTTCGACCAGCAGCCGGGCCACCTCCAGCTCGCGCGGCGAGAGCCTGTTGCCGTAACCGGGACGCCCGCGGCCGCGCGTCACCGCGAGGACGTCCCCTCCCCGTCCGGCGAGAAACAGGCTGATCCGCCCGGCGTCGTTGCGGGCACCGAGTTCCGTCAGGGCCTGCGCCACACTCGACAGCAGAGGCAGCCCGGCCTCGTCCCGGCCTTGCGCCAGCAGACAGCGGGCGGAGCGCTCACGGGCGAGCAGCGCGTCGTACGGGCGCGGCAGCGCCTCCCACGCACCGGCCGCGCGGACGAACAAGGCGGCGGCATCCGTGAGACGGCCGTCGACTTCCGCCAGGATCGCGCGGCAGAGGATCAGGGACGCCTGTGGCGCAGGTGCGTCCCTGTCGCCCAAGGCCCCTTCGAGAGCGTTCACCACGTCGGTGGCAGGTCCGATGCGGCCGGCGGCGACCAGGGCCGCGGTGCGCGCCGGGGCGAACTCGACGGCACGGGACCACAGTCCGCCGCCGACGACCGTCCCGGCGAGCTGGTCCGTCAGACGCAGTGCCTCCTCGACGTCGCCGTCGCCCAGGCACAACTGGGCCAGCGCGGCCGCGGCCTCGATGCGCTGCTGGTCGTCGTCGCCCGCGAAACGCAGCCTCTCCTTCGCCGCCTCCCGGTCTCCCGAGGCGGCCTGGAGCAACCCCGCCACGAGGGATGCCTCGCACCGGTCCTTGAGCCGTACCCCACCGTCGTCGTCCACCAGACGCGCCGTCCGCTCCGCGAGTCCCGACCAGGCGCCGGTGAACCAGTCGAGGTGTGCCCGGGAGGAGGCGATGCTGTCGAGGTAGTCAAGGAGTTGATGGCGCTCGGCGAGGGTCCGGGCCTTGGCCAGTCGTGTCCGGGCCTCGTCGTAACGTCCCCAACGCGTCGCCTCCTCACCGACGTTCGTATGCCCTATCGCGACGATGGACGCCTCCTGCGGATCCAGAACGTCGTCCGGGATCTCGAGAGCCGCCGCCCATCCGGCCTCCTCGCCCAGCATGAGCAGCGCGAACGCACGCTCCACGGACAGGCGCAGCCGGTCCAGGGAAGCCACGGGCTGCGTCAGCGGCGGCGCCTCCTGGAGCCATCTCAGGTGCTCCGAGACCGGACGCGCGTTCCCCAGAGGCAGAGCCAGCAGAACACGGGCGCGCGCCGTCTCCGCCGACCCCGGCGACAGATGGGGCAACGCCGTGAGGATCTCGCGGCGGCCCGCCTCGATCTCGCCCGCCACCATGAGGACCCGGCCGACCTGGAAGCGGACCAACGCCCGCTCCAGGGGCGTGAGGGCCTGACCGGCGAGAGCCGAACGCAGCGCCTCGGTGATCGCCGAGTAGGGGTCGGAACCGGACAGCGCCTGGAACTGGATCTTCGTCACCAGACCTACGAGTACCCCGGCCGGGAGCGGGACGGTGGCGACCAGGCTGTGCAGCAGCAGCGCCGAGGTGGCCACGTCCCCGGACTGGACACACAGGTCGGCCGCCGCCTCGGTGTACCGGCACGCGGCCTCGACGTCACCGGCCAGCCGGAAGTGCCGTGCCAACTGCGCCACGGGGGCCAGCGGCCACCGCTCCAACACCCGGCCCGCCCGCAGGTGCGTGGCCCGTCGCTCCCCGGCCGGGATGGCGTCGTACACGGCGTCGCAGGCCAGCGAATGCCGGAACGACCACTGTCCAGCCCTGTCCTCACGCAGCAGGCCGTTGCCGAGCGCCTCGGCCGCCTGCGCCGCGAAGCGCTCTTCCGACAGACCGGTGACCGCGCGCAGGGTCGCGAAGTCGACCGGACCGGAGAGCACGGCGGCCGCGTAGAGGACGGTGCGGGTGTCTGGGTGGAGCCGTTGGACGCGTTCGAGCATGGCGTCGCGGATCGTGGGCGGAACCTCGATGCGCTCCAGCCGCCGCCGCGCCCAGCCGCCGTCCCGACGGATCAGATCGGCCCGGTCGTGCATCAACCGCACGGATTCCTCCACCGCCAGCGGTACGCCCTCGGTGCGTGCGTGCAGAAATCCAGCGAACTCCTTCGACACGTAGCCGCCGCCCAGCATCGACGAGACGAAGGAGACGGTCTCGGCGACATCCAGCGGTCCCGGCGTCAACCTGACCAGGTGGGCGTCGGACGGGAGCCGGGAGGCCAGCCGCAACAGCAGGGACGCCGAAGGCACTTCGTCCCGCCGGAAGGTGAGCACCAAGCTCACCGGTTGCGGTCGGCGGGAGACGAGGAACAGCAGGAACTCGAGGGTCGCCTCGTCGGCCCAGTGGACGTCTTCCAGTGCGAGAAGGGCCACGTCGAGCCGGCCGAGGACCTCGGCGAACGCACGGAACAGCCGGTGCCGGGCAGAGGTGGCGTCCTCCAGCGCCTCCGGCGCCGGAGGCAACTCGTCGGCCCACTCGGGGAACAGAGGCCGCAGGGCCCCGCCCAGACCGCTCAGTCGCAGCCCGGCAACGTTGTCAACGCCGTCGCGCACCGCGTCCACCACCGCGCCGAGCGTGTACGGCACCCGCAATTCCAGGCAGGCACCGACCAGGGCGCGCCGCCCCCGCTCCGCCTCGGACGCCAGGAACTCCCGCAGCAGACGGGTCTTGCCGATGCCCGCCTCACCGTCGACCAGAACGACCACGGGGGTACGTTCGAGCGCCGACCGGAGCGTATTCAGCTCACCGTCCCGGCCGACGAACCGTGGCGCGGACAGCGCCGGGAGCCGACCGTCATTCTTACGGGCCTCTCCAACCACCGCCAAGTCCCCCCAGCCGACCGCGAGTACGCCGGCACCGACCTTATCCCCGGGAGATCATTCTGGGGGCGGCACGTCAACTTTCGCTCCGCGACGCCGACAAGGCCGTAAACCTGCGAACCTTGCTCCACGACCGCGCCCTTGGCAGAACACACCGGGAGAGAGCGGTTGCGATCCCGCGGACCGTGTCACCGACGATCCGCCGACCTCCTGCCGGCGCCCCGGCGGCAGCGGCCCGCCGTCGCCCTCGGACGGATGGAAGCCGCGCCGGTTCGCGAAGCCGGTATCCGTACTGCGAGACACGGAGGCCGACACCGTCCGCCGGGGACGGCCGTGGGGATCACTTGCGGGACAGCCCTCAGGTGGGCACATTCGGCTGCGCGTATGCCGACCACTACCCTGGACCGCATGCCCCATCATGATCATGTTCGACTGCGCCCTGTCTCCGAGAAGGACCTCGACCTGTTCGAGCGTCTCCACGAGGACCGTGCCGAGCTCGGAGACCTCGGCTTCTTCGGCTACCGCAACCCGGGGCAACTCCGCCGGCAGTGGGCCGAGCACGGTTTCCTCACCGCTCAAGGCGGACGTTTGACGATCGCCGGAGACGACGACCGATTCGTCGGTGAGGTGCAGTGGCATGAGGTACTTCAGGGCCCGGCGTCACCTTGCTGGAACATCGGCATTTCCTTGCTCACCGCCGAACGCGGCAAGGGCTACGGCAAGCGGGCCCAGCGCCAGCTCGTCGAATATTTGTTCGCCCACACCAAGGTCAACCGGATCGAGGCATGCACCGAGGTGTCGAACATCGCCGAGCAGCACGCCCTGGAGTGGGCAGGCTTCACTCGCGAAGGCGTCCTGCGCGGCGCCTGTTTCCGTGCCGGAACATGGCACGACATGGTCATCTACTCAGTGCTGCGCGCCGAGGTCGTCGCCAAGACCTGAGTCTGCCGAACGGTGGATACGGCCCCTCCGTCGCGCCGGAACGTTCGCGACGGGACGCAGCGGTGGGTCGTTCGACGTGCAGGCGGCCCGTGAACGTCGCGTACGAGCCGACCGCGCGGACACCCGGCGGTCGCCGAGGGCTTGATGCACCCCGCCGTGCGACGGTGGACGAGCCGGATCCCGCGCTGCCCGCACACGGTCACCAGCCCGTCGTCCCCGGCGCTCCACGAAGAGCTGACCCATCTCCTTTGCGTCGCCGCGGCCGCCGCGCTCAGGGCCGGGATCACGTCGAGGCTCGCTATGCCCCTGCGTGACGGTAGGGGCGTGGATTTCCAGGGGCGGCCCGTAGCCCGCGTTCAGCAGCTGCCTCCACCGGGTCCACCCCCATCTGCGCGGCGACCACGCCGGTCGGGGGCAGGCTGGCCTCAGGGGGACCAGATGTACGGGGTCGTCGTGGTGACGGCGTGCAGGCCGAGGCGGGTGAGGATCGGCGTGCTGTCGGCTGAGGCGTCGACGTAGAGGTAGGGGACCCCGCGGGCGGCGGCGAGTTGGGCCCGGTGGGCGACCATGGCCCGGTAGATGCCCTGTCCGCGCCATTCCTCGAGCGTCGAGCCGCCCCAGAGACCCCCGAAGTCGACGCCCTCGTGGAACACCAGCCAGGCGGCGCAGACGACTTCGGCGCGTGCCTCGGCGACGAGGACCACGGTGTTCTCCGGGGCGTTCTCGATCCGAGCGCCCAGGTCGTCGGCGAGCCAACTCGAGTCCTCGCCCCAGACAGTGCTCTCCAAAGCGGCGATGCGTTCGAGGTCCGATCTGGCGGTGACACGGCGGAGGGTCACGCCGTCGGGCAGGACGGGGTCGGTGGCAAGGTCCGCGGACTGTCCGATGAGCACGGTCTCGGTGTCCTCCGCGACGAAGCCGGCGGCCGTGAGCCGGTCGGTGAGATCCGCGGGAAGATCATGGGCGCGCGTCTTCCATTCGAACGCCTCGCCCCGGGCAGCGTAGAAGTCACGTTGCCGCGCTATGAGCGTGTCGAGTTCCGCCCCGCGCACACCGAGGTCGCGCGGGCCCGTGACGAAGCCACGGTGCCACCCGACGACACGGGTCAACGGACCGTCCGTCTCTACGCGGACGCTGCCGCCAGGCGGGGTGACACCACGGAGCTGGGCGTCATACGCGGTGCGGAGTTCGTTGATCAGAATGTCCTTCACTGGAACACCGTACGGACCGGGTCAAGTGATTAAGCCGGTCGAAAGCACGCTGACATGAAGGGTCGAGGTCTCTCACCCGGCCACCGGAGATCGGAATCAGGCGGCCTCTGCCGCTCCCCCGCCTCGATGGTCGGCCGCCCTTGGGTCGGACACCCCAGTGCCGAAGCACACCGATACCCCGGACAACGTGGACCCCTACGGTTTCAGGTCTCCGAACGCTGCTCGCCGGGATGCCCTGCGGCGGCGTGGGTGGGTGGCCGGACGGACGGGCGTGAACCGGATTCCCGTGAGACGGCAAGTACAGGTGAGAGGAGTTGTTCCCGCGACCAGACGGGCTCCTATGACTGACCTGCCCTGCAGACCTCCAACAGAGGTTCCCACCAACAGCGTTACCACCGAGGTCGACGAAGCGGCAGTGAT includes:
- a CDS encoding GNAT family N-acetyltransferase — encoded protein: MPHHDHVRLRPVSEKDLDLFERLHEDRAELGDLGFFGYRNPGQLRRQWAEHGFLTAQGGRLTIAGDDDRFVGEVQWHEVLQGPASPCWNIGISLLTAERGKGYGKRAQRQLVEYLFAHTKVNRIEACTEVSNIAEQHALEWAGFTREGVLRGACFRAGTWHDMVIYSVLRAEVVAKT
- a CDS encoding GNAT family N-acetyltransferase, whose protein sequence is MKDILINELRTAYDAQLRGVTPPGGSVRVETDGPLTRVVGWHRGFVTGPRDLGVRGAELDTLIARQRDFYAARGEAFEWKTRAHDLPADLTDRLTAAGFVAEDTETVLIGQSADLATDPVLPDGVTLRRVTARSDLERIAALESTVWGEDSSWLADDLGARIENAPENTVVLVAEARAEVVCAAWLVFHEGVDFGGLWGGSTLEEWRGQGIYRAMVAHRAQLAAARGVPYLYVDASADSTPILTRLGLHAVTTTTPYIWSP
- a CDS encoding helix-turn-helix transcriptional regulator, translated to MVGEARKNDGRLPALSAPRFVGRDGELNTLRSALERTPVVVLVDGEAGIGKTRLLREFLASEAERGRRALVGACLELRVPYTLGAVVDAVRDGVDNVAGLRLSGLGGALRPLFPEWADELPPAPEALEDATSARHRLFRAFAEVLGRLDVALLALEDVHWADEATLEFLLFLVSRRPQPVSLVLTFRRDEVPSASLLLRLASRLPSDAHLVRLTPGPLDVAETVSFVSSMLGGGYVSKEFAGFLHARTEGVPLAVEESVRLMHDRADLIRRDGGWARRRLERIEVPPTIRDAMLERVQRLHPDTRTVLYAAAVLSGPVDFATLRAVTGLSEERFAAQAAEALGNGLLREDRAGQWSFRHSLACDAVYDAIPAGERRATHLRAGRVLERWPLAPVAQLARHFRLAGDVEAACRYTEAAADLCVQSGDVATSALLLHSLVATVPLPAGVLVGLVTKIQFQALSGSDPYSAITEALRSALAGQALTPLERALVRFQVGRVLMVAGEIEAGRREILTALPHLSPGSAETARARVLLALPLGNARPVSEHLRWLQEAPPLTQPVASLDRLRLSVERAFALLMLGEEAGWAAALEIPDDVLDPQEASIVAIGHTNVGEEATRWGRYDEARTRLAKARTLAERHQLLDYLDSIASSRAHLDWFTGAWSGLAERTARLVDDDGGVRLKDRCEASLVAGLLQAASGDREAAKERLRFAGDDDQQRIEAAAALAQLCLGDGDVEEALRLTDQLAGTVVGGGLWSRAVEFAPARTAALVAAGRIGPATDVVNALEGALGDRDAPAPQASLILCRAILAEVDGRLTDAAALFVRAAGAWEALPRPYDALLARERSARCLLAQGRDEAGLPLLSSVAQALTELGARNDAGRISLFLAGRGGDVLAVTRGRGRPGYGNRLSPRELEVARLLVEGLTNRQIADTLVVSVQTIASQVKSAMRKLDVTSRTALAVRVVESGLVVGQPQRTLYDE
- a CDS encoding S8 family peptidase, with protein sequence MKSSARTRIGRRWGAVTVGLTVFGMLVSTTTAHATEPVRKSPASAVPQTKSPKAVTDDLARTVAGSGGSVPVTLITGDKLHVGVDKDGKPVVRDTESAPRADGLPVVFHTLTRQGKAYVVPDDALALVAKGLLDWSLFDLSQLVTLVAAGKGDTVPVLVTYTDTVDRTRKVAGASGGRNLPSINGRSMNIADGGRWWHDVRGKTASTPATARSTGSLAGVKKVWLNGLAHVDLEQSVPQIGAPVAWERGYDGSGVTVAVLDTGIDATHPDVSASIVGQVDFTGSATGAKDGHGHGTHVASTVLGSGAASKGLRKGVAPGAKLLVGKVCDDAGQCPDDGIIAAMDWAAHSGAKIVNLSLGGDPTDGTDPMSQALNELSRATGTLFVVAAGNSGFIAQKVVAPGSADDALTVAAVDKSDAMASFSNRGPRIGDGAAKPDIAAPGVDIVAARAAGTTMGTPVDQYYTTASGTSMATPHVAGAAAIVAQQHPELTGRQIKTLLMDTSADLGHDLYAQGAGRVDLAAATNPRVVPKGNLNFGRLAHPHAPVTKKITYTNHGDEPVTLHLATPVSFADGRPAAAGMFTLDRDKVVVPAGGSAEVAVTLDGSVLGTDGAYGGYNGLLNARDDSGAIQLSSGIHTFLEAQKFPLTVNVVLPAGATDVHYGTATFTPVDDQVHLHAGPTLETGAGTVTEQLFRGTYAAQIPVTWRDAAGEWQQAQPMAPEIGLTKATTVTLDLRKAKRLSVQYPESTETYMVADSVNRVSATGQWTAGTVVSLGYNAREANWWVLPTGKVSTGTFTHDLYSSRTTPVVSMRTVGRGVPTSLSARYGTPDATLSETQMWLNDDGDPSFREASIPVPRLPVKGHLPVVDAGTGSAADLANVDVKGKLVLLTPTDICQASCDFPRLRDERVAAAAGAGAVGVLVAAPDLTSLGRPTDLDQCADGPKSCPAIQSYGPLPIVTVPYAQAESLIKRIKSDRSPVEVTLGGSAVPRVYAARYHDEGQIKPDTYRVAKDELDRVDLHFHAARPGDVHQLAWMQFLRTTPVASQVTLPRLATQQTLTTFVKRQSDAISRFTASWAERGADSFLTHNRSEANDLVLGGKDDIHWNAGPSVPGAVPQVRTKSGFSVGAGPCAGCRQGDTFYPTIYLTDSGGGRQALIGIVDDEMITHDFTDIPACGPTPSSTLPNLDYTCDFDLLNASGHEIERRTEHLPDQSYLTQ